The Sorangiineae bacterium MSr11367 genome window below encodes:
- a CDS encoding site-specific DNA-methyltransferase — MRVTLKKLAAYGDDKSPNMVIRGDNLGVLEHLASNAHAGLFRCIYIDPPFNTGRVFREYHDARNPEAWKAMMAPRLRAMRPLLRNDGAIFAEIDDTQLGCLLLLMDDVFGADNRIAIVTIVRSATTGHKAINRGPVNVTDYLLIYAKERKNFRPSAIVRKRIGRDPAYNLWLVNPDDPPSAWQFTPLKAEVTKHLGHARRTDVVRELGADGFEREVERFSLAHARRVVRFAQPRYEAVSLAARALIDRSRAEPERIFWLDRGARHKPMILRGGNRLLFLADKVRSGEGGDPYLAEPLTNVWNDIPFQGIAREGGVVFTRNKKPERLLERVLTLGTEPGDWVLDPFLGSGTTAAVAHKMGRHYVGIEETGTLDELCIPRLTRVVEGSDTTGVTRAQGWRGGGGFGVYA; from the coding sequence GTGCGGGTGACGCTGAAGAAGCTCGCCGCGTACGGCGACGACAAAAGCCCCAACATGGTCATCCGAGGCGACAACCTCGGCGTGCTCGAGCACTTGGCGTCGAACGCCCATGCGGGGCTTTTTCGCTGCATTTACATCGATCCGCCCTTCAACACCGGACGCGTCTTTCGCGAGTACCACGATGCGCGCAACCCCGAGGCGTGGAAGGCGATGATGGCGCCGCGGCTGCGCGCCATGCGGCCTCTGCTCCGGAACGATGGGGCCATTTTTGCCGAAATCGACGATACGCAGCTAGGGTGTCTCCTGTTGCTGATGGATGACGTCTTCGGAGCCGACAACCGCATCGCCATCGTCACGATCGTGCGCAGCGCCACGACCGGGCACAAAGCGATCAACCGCGGGCCGGTCAACGTCACGGATTACCTGCTCATCTACGCCAAAGAGCGAAAAAACTTTCGCCCTTCGGCCATCGTTCGGAAACGCATCGGACGCGATCCAGCGTACAACCTCTGGCTCGTGAACCCGGACGATCCGCCCAGCGCGTGGCAATTCACGCCGCTCAAGGCCGAGGTGACGAAACACCTCGGCCACGCGCGTCGCACCGATGTGGTGCGAGAGCTCGGGGCCGATGGCTTCGAACGCGAGGTCGAGCGCTTTTCGCTCGCCCACGCGCGCCGTGTGGTTCGATTCGCGCAGCCGCGTTACGAGGCGGTGAGCCTGGCGGCGCGCGCGCTCATCGATCGATCGCGGGCCGAGCCGGAGCGCATTTTCTGGCTCGATCGGGGCGCCCGCCACAAGCCGATGATCCTGCGCGGGGGCAACCGGCTGCTCTTTCTCGCCGACAAGGTCCGGAGCGGGGAGGGCGGCGATCCCTACCTGGCCGAGCCGCTCACCAACGTGTGGAACGACATTCCATTCCAAGGGATTGCGCGCGAGGGCGGCGTGGTGTTCACGCGCAACAAGAAGCCCGAACGGCTGCTCGAACGCGTCCTCACGTTGGGGACCGAGCCGGGCGATTGGGTGCTCGATCCGTTCCTCGGGAGCGGGACGACGGCGGCGGTCGCGCACAAGATGGGGCGGCACTACGTCGGCATCGAGGAGACGGGTACACTGGACGAGCTTTGCATCCCGCGGCTCACGCGCGTGGTCGAAGGGTCGGACACGACCGGCGTGACCCGCGCACAGGGATGGCGCGGCGGCGGAGGCTTTGGTGTCTACGCGTAG